One stretch of Oryzias latipes chromosome 7, ASM223467v1 DNA includes these proteins:
- the LOC101171412 gene encoding membrane-associated guanylate kinase, WW and PDZ domain-containing protein 2 isoform X3: MYIDAFKRILFERLNCLKRMCVCQRQGSSFAMSKTTGKKLHWRSKVQDSFVPLLGTSELGIAIGGGADYGEFPFVTSAQGGGLTVGDIILEIGGTPVLGMTLGDVRGVLNSCPHPIRIKTVSPGSTLCKDLRLYLSKCFTPGSVDSQLQQVIRENLLLRAIPCTTRQPRDGEIPGVDYNFVSIEEFFSLEESGALLESGKFKGNYYGTPRPIHVSAESPPITYQEHRNLLRNFRTRSKSLSNLEKAAGEGINSEDDAGLSGNSSVIHNIPFGHRSPGRPRASSTGEDGFPLENGFISSKSGARIRGVMPDHWEQAFSDPGEPLYIERSLKRTSWQSPRPSSRETNYRSEWFTDQPEELRGFTVHAHLIKGPRGFGFNIVGGSRRREFLQVYSVTSSGPSALKTGDILVYINDICVLGLSHKEAVEMLKSVPVGHSVDIEVRRGYPLLYNPDGRLKQSPPRMLGSKDPNLQPTTTQPQSLHHLPRHSTPTPPTQSLNGLHSNGSYMEAGVALDANGNATSFTSKPPPPYRRSSVTNAGGSFPTRPPRSHRSLARLQSLDPVLASQSDSEVVSHRASVIRNHNNNSLSTPPHLLHYGTSKSSESDLSTCTLPGSRLPLPESPHRPSSSPGGKAYAHLFRGHSPHLRPLSNPESPLHRGVNGFLSNTSPTASPSTLSSPGATSLGSGFGGLSGGELVPVALAQMEGDRGLGFSVTAGGPGGQVTVVDRVWDRKQCNSLQPGDTIVKINGADVQSLNFTQIDAILQEHAKQGEVILLVYRGGIYHSSVSPATIRRLPPPLLRPPPPPDGSENFSAYPEALPMPCTSKSPAPSPTHSSLIQSTSFLESIPVTLTMDPKDWIDIGLEDEATGISMPDATLEKRSEQSRPLRGVDVVLRRKPGEGFGFVIASQDLEHGKTASLLPHRFVTVRRGSPAAKSGQICPGDRLEAVEGRSVVTLPHRELAQILRRAGNTLRLTVVPRTSTHSTNFTEATDHDHRGRRGQRSRPKRDSRYYSVDLDRGPSGFGFSLRGGSEYNMGLYVLGLMEGGPASQSQKILVSDQLVEINGNSTTGMTHSQAVEQIRRGGQRIHLVLKRGNGYVPDYVELSSLSLCMTNSKLGEPCFYVIGRTENTRLVMVPAVNRESHPPPASITPRSRVWLQ; the protein is encoded by the exons CTCGTTTGCCATGTCTAAGACAACCGGGAAGAAACTACACTGGCGCTCCAAAgtgcaagacagttttgtgccTTTGCTCGGCACGTCAGAGCTCGGGATTGCCATTGGTGGAGGAGCGGATTATGGAGAGTTTCCTTTTGTCACTTCGGCTCAAGGGGGAGGCCTCACAGTGGGCGATATCATCCTAGAGATTGGGGGAACGCCAGTGCTAGGCATGACATTAGGAGATGTTCGTGGGGTCCTCAACTCTTGTCCTCATCCTATACGTATCAAAACTGTCTCACCAG GCTCCACATTGTGCAAGGATCTCAGGTTATATCTGAGCAAGTGCTTCACACCTGGTTCCGTAGACAGCCAGCTCCAGCAGGTGATTAGAGAGAACCTTCTTCTTCGAGCAATACCCT GTACGACCAGACAGCCACGAGATGGAGAAATCCCAGGAGTAGATTACAATTTTGTTTCCATCGAGGAGTTCTTCTCTTTGGAGGAGTCTGGGGCGCTGCTGGAGAGTGGAAAGTTCAAAG GGAATTACTACGGCACACCTCGGCCCATTCACGTAAGCGCAGAGAGCCCCCCCATCACCTACCAGGAGCACCGCAACCTGCTCAGAAACTTCCGCACACGCAGCAAATCGCTCAGCAACCTGGAAAAGGCTGCAGGGGAAGGAATAAACAGTGAGGACGACGCAGGCCTGTCAG GAAACTCAAGTGTCATCCACAACATCCCCTTTGGTCACCGTTCCCCTGGTCGACCTCGAGCGTCCAGCACCGGAGAAGATGGTTTCCCCTTAGAGAACGGGTTCATCAGCAGCAAAAGTGGAGCCAGGATCAGAGGTGTGATGCCTGATCACTGGGAGCAGGCATTCAGTGACCCAGGAGAACCACTCTACATAGA GCGAAGCCTAAAGAGAACCAGCTGGCAGAGCCCTCGACCCTCCAGCAGAGAGACCAACTACAGAAGTGAAT GGTTCACTGATCAGCCTGAGGAGCTCAGAGGTTTCACCGTCCACGCACACTTGATCAAAGGCCCCAGAGGGTTTGGCTTCAACATTGTGGGGGGCAGCAGGCGGCGAGAGTTCCTGCAGGTATACAGTGTAACATCAAGTGGACCGTCGGCACTCAAAACAG GGGACATTCTGGTGTACATCAATGACATCTGTGTGTTGGGGCTGTCTCATAAAGAGGCTGTAGAGATGCTCAAGTCAGTGCCTGTGGGCCACAGTGTGGATATAGAGGTCAGAAGGGGATACCCCCTGCTCTACAACCCGGACGGCCGTCTCAAGCAGTCCCCGCCAAGAATGCTGGGCAGCAAGGACCCCAACCTacagcccaccaccacccagccCCAGtctcttcatcatctgcctCGCCACTCAACGCCCACACCCCCGACCCAGTCCTTAAATGGGCTCCACAGCAATGGGAGTTACATGGAAGCTGGTGTTGCTCTTGATGCTAATGGAAATGCCACATCTTTCACATCCAAACCGCCTCCCCCATACAGACGCTCCAGTGTAACCAATGCTGGCGGTTCCTTCCCGACTCGCCCGCCCCGGTCCCACAGAAGCTTAGCCCGGCTGCAGTCCCTTGACCCAGTGCTGGCCAGCCAGAGCGACAGTGAAGTTGTTTCACACAG GGCATCGGTCATCCGTAATCACAACAACAACTCTCTGTCAACACCACCTCATCTTTTGCATTATGGAACATCAAAATCATCGGAAAGTGACCTGTCCACTTGCACACTGCCAGGGAGTCGGCTGCCCCTGCCCGAGTCACCACACAGGCCCTCCTCCTCACCTGGGGGCAAGGCTTACGCCCACCTTTTCAGAGGGCACAGCCCCCATCTCAGGCCCCTCTCCAACCCAGAAAGTCCCCTCCATCGAGGCGTGAATGGTTTCCTTAGCAACACCAGCCCCACCGCCAGTCCCAGTACTCTATCCTCTCCTGGAGCTACAAGTTTGGGCAGCGGGTTTGGTGGTTTAAGCGGAGGAGAACTGGTTCCAGTGGCTCTGGCACAGATGGAGGGAGACAGAGGTCTTGGATTCAGCGTGACAGCCGGGGGCCCAGGTGGCCAGGTGACTGTGGTGGACAGAGTCTGGGACAGGAAGCAGTGCAACTCCCTTCAGCCAGGGGACACTATTGTGAAAATCAACGGCGCTGATGTCCAGAGTCTAAACTTTACTCAG ATTGATGCCATTCTGCAGGAGCATGCCAAACAAGGAGAAGTAATCCTGCTGGTTTACAGAGGAG GCATCTATCATTCATCTGTATCCCCTGCAACTATTCGGAGACTCCCCCCTCCGCTCCTCcgacctcctcctccacctgacGGCTCAGAAAACTTCTCTGCCTACCCAGAAGCTTTACCTATGCCCTGCACATCCAAGAGCCCTGCTCCTTCCCCGACACACTCCTCGCTCATCCAAAGCACCAGTTTCCTGGAGTCGATCCCCGTCACCCTGACAATGGATCCCAAGGACTGGATCGACATAGGCTTGGAGGATGAGGCCACAGGCATCTCAATGCCTGATGCAACTCTGGAAAAGAGGAGTGAACAAAGTCGACCTCTTCGTGGGGTTGATGTGGTGCTGAGGAGGAAGCCAGGGGAAGGCTTTGGGTTTGTCATTGCTTCTCAGGATTTAGAACATGGCAAAA CAgcttctcttcttcctcaccGCTTTGTGACGGTACGGCGGGGCAGTCCGGCTGCAAAGAGCGGTCAAATTTGTCCCGGAGATCGTTTAGAGGCTGTGGAGGGGCGCTCCGTGGTGACTTTGCCCCATCGAGAACTTGCCCAAATTCTCCGTCGAGCAGGGAACACTCTGCGTCTAACCGTTGTACCCCGCACCAGCACCC ACTCTACAAACTTTACAGAAGCCACTGACCATGACCACAGAGGCAGAAGGGGCCAGAGGTCACGTCCAAAG CGTGACTCAAGGTATTACAGCGTGGATCTGGATCGAGGCCCCTCTGGCTTTGGCTTCAGCTTGCGAGGGGGGAGTGAGTACAACATGGGTCTTTATGTTCTCGGACTGATGGAGGGGGGGCCAGCTTCGCAGAGCCAAAAGATACTG GTGAGCGACCAGCTTGTAGAAATCAACGGTAACAGTACGACAGGAATGACCCACAGCCAGGCTGTCGAGCAGATCCGCAGAGGAGGCCAGCGCATCCACCTGGTTCTCAAGAGAGGAAACGGTTACGTGCCTGATTATG TGGAGCTCTCCAGTTTGTCTCTGTGTATGACCAACTCCAAGCTAGGGGAGCCTTGCTTCTATGTCATTGGACGGACAGAGAATACGCGGTTGGTAATGGTTCCT GCCGTGAACAGAGAATCACATCCCCCTCCCGCATCTATAACCCCAAGGAGCAGGGTTTGGCTGCAGTAA
- the LOC101171412 gene encoding membrane-associated guanylate kinase, WW and PDZ domain-containing protein 2 isoform X4 encodes MYIDAFKRILFERLNCLKRMCVCQRQGSSFAMSKTTGKKLHWRSKVQDSFVPLLGTSELGIAIGGGADYGEFPFVTSAQGGGLTVGDIILEIGGTPVLGMTLGDVRGVLNSCPHPIRIKTVSPGSTLCKDLRLYLSKCFTPGSVDSQLQQVIRENLLLRAIPCTTRQPRDGEIPGVDYNFVSIEEFFSLEESGALLESGKFKGNYYGTPRPIHVSAESPPITYQEHRNLLRNFRTRSKSLSNLEKAAGEGINSEDDAGLSGNSSVIHNIPFGHRSPGRPRASSTGEDGFPLENGFISSKSGARIRGVMPDHWEQAFSDPGEPLYIERSLKRTSWQSPRPSSRETNYRSEWFTDQPEELRGFTVHAHLIKGPRGFGFNIVGGSRRREFLQVYSVTSSGPSALKTGDILVYINDICVLGLSHKEAVEMLKSVPVGHSVDIEVRRGYPLLYNPDGRLKQSPPRMLGSKDPNLQPTTTQPQSLHHLPRHSTPTPPTQSLNGLHSNGSYMEAGVALDANGNATSFTSKPPPPYRRSSVTNAGGSFPTRPPRSHRSLARLQSLDPVLASQSDSEVVSHRASVIRNHNNNSLSTPPHLLHYGTSKSSESDLSTCTLPGSRLPLPESPHRPSSSPGGKAYAHLFRGHSPHLRPLSNPESPLHRGVNGFLSNTSPTASPSTLSSPGATSLGSGFGGLSGGELVPVALAQMEGDRGLGFSVTAGGPGGQVTVVDRVWDRKQCNSLQPGDTIVKINGADVQSLNFTQIDAILQEHAKQGEVILLVYRGGIYHSSVSPATIRRLPPPLLRPPPPPDGSENFSAYPEALPMPCTSKSPAPSPTHSSLIQSTSFLESIPVTLTMDPKDWIDIGLEDEATGISMPDATLEKRSEQSRPLRGVDVVLRRKPGEGFGFVIASQDLEHGKTASLLPHRFVTVRRGSPAAKSGQICPGDRLEAVEGRSVVTLPHRELAQILRRAGNTLRLTVVPRTSTHSTNFTEATDHDHRGRRGQRSRPKRDSRYYSVDLDRGPSGFGFSLRGGSEYNMGLYVLGLMEGGPASQSQKILVSDQLVEINGNSTTGMTHSQAVEQIRRGGQRIHLVLKRGNGYVPDYVELSSLSLCMTNSKLGEPCFYVIGRTENTRP; translated from the exons CTCGTTTGCCATGTCTAAGACAACCGGGAAGAAACTACACTGGCGCTCCAAAgtgcaagacagttttgtgccTTTGCTCGGCACGTCAGAGCTCGGGATTGCCATTGGTGGAGGAGCGGATTATGGAGAGTTTCCTTTTGTCACTTCGGCTCAAGGGGGAGGCCTCACAGTGGGCGATATCATCCTAGAGATTGGGGGAACGCCAGTGCTAGGCATGACATTAGGAGATGTTCGTGGGGTCCTCAACTCTTGTCCTCATCCTATACGTATCAAAACTGTCTCACCAG GCTCCACATTGTGCAAGGATCTCAGGTTATATCTGAGCAAGTGCTTCACACCTGGTTCCGTAGACAGCCAGCTCCAGCAGGTGATTAGAGAGAACCTTCTTCTTCGAGCAATACCCT GTACGACCAGACAGCCACGAGATGGAGAAATCCCAGGAGTAGATTACAATTTTGTTTCCATCGAGGAGTTCTTCTCTTTGGAGGAGTCTGGGGCGCTGCTGGAGAGTGGAAAGTTCAAAG GGAATTACTACGGCACACCTCGGCCCATTCACGTAAGCGCAGAGAGCCCCCCCATCACCTACCAGGAGCACCGCAACCTGCTCAGAAACTTCCGCACACGCAGCAAATCGCTCAGCAACCTGGAAAAGGCTGCAGGGGAAGGAATAAACAGTGAGGACGACGCAGGCCTGTCAG GAAACTCAAGTGTCATCCACAACATCCCCTTTGGTCACCGTTCCCCTGGTCGACCTCGAGCGTCCAGCACCGGAGAAGATGGTTTCCCCTTAGAGAACGGGTTCATCAGCAGCAAAAGTGGAGCCAGGATCAGAGGTGTGATGCCTGATCACTGGGAGCAGGCATTCAGTGACCCAGGAGAACCACTCTACATAGA GCGAAGCCTAAAGAGAACCAGCTGGCAGAGCCCTCGACCCTCCAGCAGAGAGACCAACTACAGAAGTGAAT GGTTCACTGATCAGCCTGAGGAGCTCAGAGGTTTCACCGTCCACGCACACTTGATCAAAGGCCCCAGAGGGTTTGGCTTCAACATTGTGGGGGGCAGCAGGCGGCGAGAGTTCCTGCAGGTATACAGTGTAACATCAAGTGGACCGTCGGCACTCAAAACAG GGGACATTCTGGTGTACATCAATGACATCTGTGTGTTGGGGCTGTCTCATAAAGAGGCTGTAGAGATGCTCAAGTCAGTGCCTGTGGGCCACAGTGTGGATATAGAGGTCAGAAGGGGATACCCCCTGCTCTACAACCCGGACGGCCGTCTCAAGCAGTCCCCGCCAAGAATGCTGGGCAGCAAGGACCCCAACCTacagcccaccaccacccagccCCAGtctcttcatcatctgcctCGCCACTCAACGCCCACACCCCCGACCCAGTCCTTAAATGGGCTCCACAGCAATGGGAGTTACATGGAAGCTGGTGTTGCTCTTGATGCTAATGGAAATGCCACATCTTTCACATCCAAACCGCCTCCCCCATACAGACGCTCCAGTGTAACCAATGCTGGCGGTTCCTTCCCGACTCGCCCGCCCCGGTCCCACAGAAGCTTAGCCCGGCTGCAGTCCCTTGACCCAGTGCTGGCCAGCCAGAGCGACAGTGAAGTTGTTTCACACAG GGCATCGGTCATCCGTAATCACAACAACAACTCTCTGTCAACACCACCTCATCTTTTGCATTATGGAACATCAAAATCATCGGAAAGTGACCTGTCCACTTGCACACTGCCAGGGAGTCGGCTGCCCCTGCCCGAGTCACCACACAGGCCCTCCTCCTCACCTGGGGGCAAGGCTTACGCCCACCTTTTCAGAGGGCACAGCCCCCATCTCAGGCCCCTCTCCAACCCAGAAAGTCCCCTCCATCGAGGCGTGAATGGTTTCCTTAGCAACACCAGCCCCACCGCCAGTCCCAGTACTCTATCCTCTCCTGGAGCTACAAGTTTGGGCAGCGGGTTTGGTGGTTTAAGCGGAGGAGAACTGGTTCCAGTGGCTCTGGCACAGATGGAGGGAGACAGAGGTCTTGGATTCAGCGTGACAGCCGGGGGCCCAGGTGGCCAGGTGACTGTGGTGGACAGAGTCTGGGACAGGAAGCAGTGCAACTCCCTTCAGCCAGGGGACACTATTGTGAAAATCAACGGCGCTGATGTCCAGAGTCTAAACTTTACTCAG ATTGATGCCATTCTGCAGGAGCATGCCAAACAAGGAGAAGTAATCCTGCTGGTTTACAGAGGAG GCATCTATCATTCATCTGTATCCCCTGCAACTATTCGGAGACTCCCCCCTCCGCTCCTCcgacctcctcctccacctgacGGCTCAGAAAACTTCTCTGCCTACCCAGAAGCTTTACCTATGCCCTGCACATCCAAGAGCCCTGCTCCTTCCCCGACACACTCCTCGCTCATCCAAAGCACCAGTTTCCTGGAGTCGATCCCCGTCACCCTGACAATGGATCCCAAGGACTGGATCGACATAGGCTTGGAGGATGAGGCCACAGGCATCTCAATGCCTGATGCAACTCTGGAAAAGAGGAGTGAACAAAGTCGACCTCTTCGTGGGGTTGATGTGGTGCTGAGGAGGAAGCCAGGGGAAGGCTTTGGGTTTGTCATTGCTTCTCAGGATTTAGAACATGGCAAAA CAgcttctcttcttcctcaccGCTTTGTGACGGTACGGCGGGGCAGTCCGGCTGCAAAGAGCGGTCAAATTTGTCCCGGAGATCGTTTAGAGGCTGTGGAGGGGCGCTCCGTGGTGACTTTGCCCCATCGAGAACTTGCCCAAATTCTCCGTCGAGCAGGGAACACTCTGCGTCTAACCGTTGTACCCCGCACCAGCACCC ACTCTACAAACTTTACAGAAGCCACTGACCATGACCACAGAGGCAGAAGGGGCCAGAGGTCACGTCCAAAG CGTGACTCAAGGTATTACAGCGTGGATCTGGATCGAGGCCCCTCTGGCTTTGGCTTCAGCTTGCGAGGGGGGAGTGAGTACAACATGGGTCTTTATGTTCTCGGACTGATGGAGGGGGGGCCAGCTTCGCAGAGCCAAAAGATACTG GTGAGCGACCAGCTTGTAGAAATCAACGGTAACAGTACGACAGGAATGACCCACAGCCAGGCTGTCGAGCAGATCCGCAGAGGAGGCCAGCGCATCCACCTGGTTCTCAAGAGAGGAAACGGTTACGTGCCTGATTATG TGGAGCTCTCCAGTTTGTCTCTGTGTATGACCAACTCCAAGCTAGGGGAGCCTTGCTTCTATGTCATTGGACGGACAGAGAATACGCG GCCGTGA